The following proteins come from a genomic window of Pseudomonas cichorii:
- a CDS encoding twin-arginine translocase TatA/TatE family subunit — protein MGIFDWKHWVVILIVVVLVFGTKKLKGLGSDIGESIKGFRKAMNDDEKPAEQPQQAQAAPQSSPLNQPHTIDGQAHKVEEPTRKDQV, from the coding sequence ATGGGTATTTTTGACTGGAAACACTGGGTCGTCATCCTGATCGTGGTCGTGCTGGTTTTCGGCACCAAGAAACTCAAGGGCCTGGGTAGCGATATCGGCGAATCGATCAAGGGCTTTCGCAAGGCCATGAACGATGACGAGAAACCTGCCGAGCAGCCACAGCAGGCTCAGGCCGCACCTCAGTCCTCGCCGCTGAACCAGCCGCACACCATCGACGGGCAGGCGCATAAAGTCGAAGAGCCGACCCGCAAAGACCAGGTGTAA
- the mdoH gene encoding glucans biosynthesis glucosyltransferase MdoH has product MSNSLSVPESLNEYLAHLPMSDEQRAELASCKSFAELHERLSAQPVSDKAEVAQASVGRRLTLSTADELQDAELLDVDASGRIRLKATPPIRRTKVVPEPWRTNILVRGWRRLTGKTNPPKPDHSDLPRDLPKARWRTVGSIRRYILLLLMLGQTIVAGWYMKGILPYQGWSLVSLDEITRQTFVQTAWQVLPYALQTSILLLFGILFCWVSAGFWTALMGFLELLTGRDKYRISGASAGNEPIEAGARTALVMPICNEDVPRVFAGLRATFESVAATGDLDRFDFFVLSDTNDTDIAVAEQQAWLDVCRETGGFGKIFYRRRRRRVKRKSGNLDDFCRRWGGDYRYMVVLDADSVMSGECLTSLVRLMEATPDAGIIQTAPRASGMDTLYARMQQFATRVYGPLFTAGLHFWQLGESHYWGHNAIIRMKPFIEHCALAPLPGKGAFAGAILSHDFVEAALMRRAGWGVWIAYDLPGSYEELPPNLLDELKRDRRWCHGNLMNFRLFLVKGMHPVHRAVFLTGVMSYLSAPLWFFFLVLSTALLAVNTLMEPTYFLEPRQLYPLWPQWHPEKAVALFSTTIVLLFLPKLLSVILIWAKGAKAFGGKFKVTVSMLLEMLFSVLLAPVRMLFHTRFVLAAFLGWAATWNSPQRDDDSTPWIEAVKRHGPQTLLGACWALLVAWLNPSFLWWLAPIVVSLMLSIPVSVISSRTKLGLKARDESFFLIPEEYDTPQELISTDQYTHENRWHALKEGFIRAVVDPQQNALACALATSRHRLAQPVETVRHERVEHALKVGPEKLSNHERLMLLSDPVALGRLHDQVWNAGHPEWLAAWRASIEADPHAPLLPLQPVKQDAEPVLA; this is encoded by the coding sequence ATGAGTAATTCTCTATCCGTGCCAGAGTCTCTGAACGAGTACCTGGCGCACCTGCCGATGAGTGACGAGCAGCGGGCAGAACTTGCCAGCTGCAAGTCGTTCGCTGAATTGCACGAACGTCTTTCCGCCCAGCCGGTAAGCGACAAGGCCGAGGTCGCCCAGGCGTCCGTCGGCCGTCGCCTGACGCTGTCCACGGCTGACGAACTGCAGGATGCCGAACTGCTCGACGTCGATGCCAGCGGCCGTATCCGCCTGAAGGCCACGCCACCGATCCGTCGTACCAAGGTGGTTCCGGAGCCATGGCGCACCAACATTCTGGTGCGTGGCTGGCGTCGTCTGACCGGCAAGACCAACCCGCCCAAGCCCGATCACAGCGATCTGCCCCGTGATCTGCCCAAGGCGCGCTGGCGTACGGTCGGTTCGATTCGTCGCTACATTCTGCTGTTGCTGATGCTTGGCCAGACCATCGTGGCTGGCTGGTACATGAAAGGCATTCTGCCGTATCAGGGCTGGTCGCTGGTTTCGCTGGACGAAATCACTCGCCAGACCTTCGTGCAGACCGCATGGCAGGTTCTGCCTTATGCCTTGCAGACCAGTATCCTGTTGCTGTTCGGAATCTTGTTCTGCTGGGTTTCGGCCGGTTTCTGGACTGCACTGATGGGCTTTCTCGAACTGCTCACCGGTCGTGACAAATACCGCATCTCCGGTGCCAGCGCCGGTAACGAGCCGATCGAAGCCGGTGCGCGTACCGCATTGGTCATGCCGATCTGCAACGAAGACGTGCCACGGGTATTTGCCGGTCTGCGTGCGACCTTCGAGTCGGTTGCCGCAACGGGCGATCTGGATCGCTTCGATTTCTTCGTACTCAGCGATACCAACGACACCGACATCGCCGTAGCCGAGCAGCAAGCCTGGCTGGACGTGTGCCGCGAAACCGGTGGTTTCGGCAAGATCTTCTATCGTCGTCGTCGCCGTCGCGTCAAACGCAAGAGCGGCAACCTCGATGACTTCTGCCGTCGCTGGGGTGGCGATTACCGCTACATGGTCGTGCTCGACGCCGACAGCGTGATGAGCGGCGAATGCCTGACCAGTCTGGTACGTCTGATGGAGGCTACTCCGGACGCCGGTATCATCCAGACTGCGCCACGTGCCTCGGGCATGGACACGCTTTATGCACGCATGCAGCAGTTCGCGACCCGGGTCTATGGCCCGCTGTTCACGGCCGGTCTGCACTTCTGGCAGTTGGGTGAATCCCACTACTGGGGCCACAACGCGATCATCCGCATGAAACCCTTCATCGAGCACTGCGCCCTGGCGCCGTTGCCGGGCAAGGGTGCGTTTGCCGGTGCGATTCTTTCCCACGACTTCGTCGAAGCTGCGCTGATGCGCCGTGCCGGCTGGGGCGTGTGGATTGCCTACGACCTGCCGGGCAGTTACGAAGAGTTGCCGCCCAACCTGCTGGACGAACTCAAGCGTGACCGCCGCTGGTGCCACGGCAACCTGATGAACTTCAGGCTGTTCCTGGTCAAGGGCATGCACCCGGTTCACCGTGCGGTGTTCCTGACAGGCGTGATGTCCTATCTGTCGGCGCCGTTATGGTTCTTCTTCCTGGTGTTGTCCACCGCCTTGCTGGCCGTGAACACGCTGATGGAGCCGACCTACTTCCTTGAACCGCGTCAGCTGTATCCGCTGTGGCCACAATGGCACCCGGAAAAAGCCGTCGCACTGTTCTCGACCACCATTGTCCTGTTGTTCCTGCCCAAGCTGCTCAGCGTCATTCTGATCTGGGCCAAGGGCGCCAAGGCATTTGGCGGCAAGTTCAAGGTTACGGTTTCGATGCTGCTGGAAATGCTGTTCTCGGTGCTGCTGGCTCCGGTTCGCATGCTGTTCCACACCCGTTTCGTACTGGCTGCTTTCCTGGGCTGGGCCGCGACCTGGAACTCTCCGCAGCGCGACGACGACTCCACGCCATGGATCGAGGCGGTCAAACGCCATGGTCCGCAAACCTTGCTGGGTGCCTGCTGGGCCTTGCTGGTGGCCTGGCTGAACCCGAGCTTCCTGTGGTGGCTTGCGCCGATCGTGGTTTCCCTGATGCTGTCGATTCCGGTCTCGGTGATTTCCAGCCGTACCAAGCTGGGTCTCAAGGCGCGTGACGAAAGTTTCTTCCTGATCCCGGAAGAGTACGACACGCCTCAGGAACTGATCTCCACCGATCAGTACACCCACGAGAACCGCTGGCATGCACTGAAGGAAGGCTTCATCCGTGCGGTGGTCGATCCTCAGCAGAACGCCCTGGCGTGTGCGCTGGCGACTTCCCGTCACCGTCTGGCTCAGCCTGTCGAGACGGTTCGTCATGAGCGCGTCGAGCATGCACTCAAGGTCGGTCCCGAGAAGCTCAGCAACCATGAGCGTCTGATGCTGCTGAGCGACCCTGTCGCTCTGGGGCGTCTGCACGATCAGGTCTGGAATGCAGGCCACCCCGAGTGGCTGGCTGCGTGGCGTGCTTCCATCGAAGCCGATCCACATGCACCTCTGCTGCCGCTTCAGCCGGTCAAGCAGGATGCGGAGCCGGTGTTGGCTTAA
- the tatB gene encoding Sec-independent protein translocase protein TatB: MFGISFSELLLVGLVALLVLGPERLPGAARTAGLWIGRLKRSFNAIKQEVEREIGADEIRRQLHNEHILSLEEEARKIFSPHSEPEPAAEPQNEPQAAPTQEIGPAEPAPKSQLSLEKRPKQTASPVPVTPPSAHDSSLPPRAP, encoded by the coding sequence ATGTTCGGTATCAGCTTCTCTGAACTGCTGCTCGTGGGTCTGGTGGCCTTGCTGGTGCTGGGCCCCGAACGCCTGCCGGGCGCAGCGCGCACCGCCGGCCTGTGGATAGGCCGGTTGAAGCGCAGCTTCAATGCGATCAAACAGGAAGTTGAACGTGAAATCGGTGCCGACGAAATCCGTCGGCAACTGCACAATGAGCACATTCTGTCTCTGGAAGAAGAGGCGAGAAAAATCTTCTCGCCCCACTCCGAGCCAGAACCTGCCGCAGAGCCGCAGAACGAACCGCAAGCAGCACCCACCCAGGAAATCGGTCCGGCAGAACCGGCACCCAAGAGCCAGCTGTCTCTGGAAAAACGTCCCAAACAGACGGCATCCCCGGTACCGGTCACGCCACCTTCCGCCCACGATTCGTCACTGCCCCCACGAGCCCCATGA
- a CDS encoding methyl-accepting chemotaxis protein, whose protein sequence is MTATVQEVARNAEEASEAAVAADQQAREGERVVKEAISQIERLASAVGNSTEAMGALKLESDKIGSVLDVIKSVAEQTNLLALNAAIEAARAGEAGRGFAVVADEVRSLAQRTQKSTEEIEALIASLQNGTQQASSIMDSSRDLTASSVDLTRRAGTSLENITQTVSAIQSMNQQIAAAAEQQSATAEEINRSVLNVRDVSEQTSAASEETAASSVELARLGNHLQVLVGRFKI, encoded by the coding sequence ATGACGGCAACGGTGCAGGAAGTTGCGCGCAATGCCGAAGAAGCGTCGGAAGCGGCCGTTGCCGCCGACCAGCAGGCCCGCGAGGGTGAGCGCGTGGTGAAAGAAGCGATTTCCCAGATCGAGCGCCTGGCCTCCGCGGTCGGCAACTCCACCGAAGCCATGGGCGCGCTCAAGCTGGAAAGCGACAAGATTGGCAGCGTTCTGGACGTAATCAAGTCGGTGGCCGAGCAGACCAACCTGCTGGCCCTGAACGCGGCCATCGAAGCGGCACGGGCCGGTGAAGCCGGTCGCGGGTTTGCGGTAGTAGCGGACGAAGTACGCAGCCTCGCGCAGCGTACCCAGAAGTCCACCGAAGAAATCGAAGCACTGATCGCCAGCCTGCAGAACGGCACTCAGCAAGCCTCGAGCATCATGGACAGCAGCCGCGATCTGACCGCCAGCAGCGTGGACCTGACCCGCCGCGCCGGCACGTCGCTGGAAAACATTACCCAGACCGTGTCTGCAATCCAGTCGATGAACCAGCAGATTGCCGCAGCGGCAGAGCAGCAAAGCGCCACCGCCGAAGAGATCAACCGCAGCGTGCTCAACGTTCGCGACGTCTCCGAGCAGACCTCCGCAGCCAGCGAAGAAACCGCCGCTTCCAGCGTCGAACTGGCGCGCCTGGGCAATCACCTTCAGGTGCTGGTGGGCCGCTTCAAAATCTGA
- a CDS encoding phosphoribosyl-ATP diphosphatase, translated as MTDTLSRLAQVLESRKDAAADSSYVASLYHKGLNKILEKIGEESVETIIAAKDAAISGDCSDVIYETADLWFHSMVMLAALGQHPQAVLDELDRRFGLSGHAEKAARTAD; from the coding sequence ATGACTGATACCTTGTCCCGTCTGGCCCAGGTGCTGGAATCGCGCAAGGATGCCGCTGCCGACAGCTCGTATGTCGCCAGTCTGTACCACAAGGGTTTGAACAAGATTCTGGAAAAAATCGGTGAAGAATCGGTCGAAACCATCATTGCTGCCAAGGATGCCGCCATCAGCGGTGACTGCAGCGATGTCATCTACGAAACCGCTGACCTCTGGTTTCACAGCATGGTGATGCTGGCGGCACTCGGTCAGCATCCACAGGCTGTGCTCGATGAGCTGGACCGCCGTTTCGGGCTGTCCGGACACGCAGAAAAAGCTGCACGCACGGCGGATTAA
- the tatC gene encoding twin-arginine translocase subunit TatC produces MSDIPENDQQMPLVSHLTELRTRLLRCVAAVFLIFAGLFYFTQKIYTLVSAPLRVYLPEGATMIATDVASPFITPFKLTMMVALFLSMPVILHQIWGFIAPGLYKHEKRVAVPLLVSSIILFYAGMAFAYFLVFPLIFHFFASVTPEGVSMMTDIASYLDFVMTLFFAFGVAFEIPVAVVLLVWIGIVDVKYLKKIRPYVIIGCFVVGMILTPPDIFSQTLLAVPMWLLFELGILCSSMIKKRGEHPDDQPDDADKQDQPPATLS; encoded by the coding sequence ATGAGCGATATCCCGGAAAACGATCAGCAAATGCCGCTGGTCTCGCACCTCACAGAATTGCGTACACGCCTGCTGCGTTGTGTTGCGGCGGTGTTCCTGATTTTTGCCGGTCTGTTCTACTTCACTCAGAAGATCTACACGCTGGTTTCGGCTCCGCTACGGGTCTACCTGCCTGAAGGCGCGACAATGATCGCCACAGACGTGGCCTCGCCGTTCATCACGCCGTTCAAGCTGACCATGATGGTAGCGCTGTTCCTGTCCATGCCGGTCATCCTGCACCAGATATGGGGCTTTATCGCGCCAGGCCTGTACAAGCACGAGAAGCGTGTTGCCGTTCCTTTGCTGGTATCGAGCATCATCCTGTTTTATGCAGGCATGGCGTTCGCTTACTTTCTGGTCTTCCCGCTGATATTCCACTTCTTCGCCAGCGTGACGCCTGAAGGCGTGTCAATGATGACTGACATCGCCAGTTATCTGGACTTCGTCATGACGCTGTTCTTCGCCTTCGGTGTCGCCTTCGAGATTCCGGTAGCCGTGGTGCTGCTGGTCTGGATCGGCATCGTCGACGTGAAGTACCTGAAAAAGATTCGTCCCTACGTGATCATCGGCTGCTTCGTGGTCGGCATGATACTCACGCCGCCGGACATCTTTTCCCAGACCCTGCTCGCCGTGCCCATGTGGCTGCTGTTTGAACTGGGCATCCTGTGCAGTTCGATGATCAAGAAGCGTGGCGAACACCCGGACGACCAGCCCGACGACGCTGACAAGCAAGACCAGCCGCCCGCGACACTGTCGTGA
- a CDS encoding methyl-accepting chemotaxis protein: MTATVQEIARNAQEASQAAVTADQQARDGDKVVSQAISQIEQLASEVANSTQAMNRLKLESGKIVGVLDVIKSVSQQTNLLALNAAIEAARAGEAGRGFAVVADEVRGLAQRTQESTEEIEELIAALQSGTQQVATTLDNSRSLTDSSVELSRRAGCALEQITRTVATIQDMNQQIATASEEQSNVAEQINSNVLRVRDISEQTAAASDETAASSVELARLGTHLRELVGKFRVN, encoded by the coding sequence ATGACGGCAACGGTGCAGGAAATCGCCCGCAATGCACAAGAAGCCTCTCAGGCGGCGGTCACTGCCGATCAGCAGGCCCGTGACGGCGACAAGGTGGTCAGTCAGGCCATCAGCCAGATTGAGCAACTGGCCAGCGAAGTCGCCAACTCCACCCAGGCCATGAATCGGCTCAAGCTGGAAAGCGGCAAGATTGTCGGAGTGCTCGATGTGATCAAGTCCGTCTCCCAGCAGACCAACCTGCTGGCCCTCAATGCGGCCATCGAAGCGGCACGGGCCGGTGAAGCCGGGCGCGGGTTTGCTGTGGTTGCTGACGAGGTACGAGGCCTGGCGCAACGCACCCAGGAATCCACAGAGGAAATCGAGGAACTGATCGCAGCCTTGCAGAGCGGCACCCAGCAAGTCGCCACGACTCTGGACAACAGTCGCAGCCTGACCGACAGCAGCGTGGAACTGAGTCGTCGTGCGGGGTGTGCGCTGGAGCAGATAACCCGGACGGTGGCCACCATTCAGGACATGAACCAGCAGATCGCGACCGCCAGCGAGGAACAGAGCAACGTGGCCGAGCAGATAAACAGCAATGTGCTGAGGGTGCGGGATATTTCGGAACAGACCGCTGCTGCGAGCGATGAGACAGCCGCATCAAGTGTCGAACTGGCCCGGCTGGGCACTCACTTGAGGGAACTGGTGGGGAAGTTTCGGGTGAATTAA
- the hisI gene encoding phosphoribosyl-AMP cyclohydrolase: protein MKDWLDEIKWNSDGLVPAIAQDHKTGRVLMMAWMNRESLSLTAKENRAIYWSRSRGKLWRKGEESGHVQQLHELRLDCDADVIILMVEQIGGIACHTGRESCFYRVYENSGWKTVDAVLKDPDAIYHAGH, encoded by the coding sequence ATGAAAGACTGGCTGGACGAAATCAAGTGGAACAGCGACGGTCTGGTGCCTGCAATCGCTCAGGATCACAAGACCGGTCGTGTATTGATGATGGCCTGGATGAACCGCGAATCCCTGAGCCTGACTGCAAAAGAGAACCGTGCAATATATTGGTCGCGTTCGCGTGGCAAACTCTGGCGCAAGGGAGAGGAATCCGGCCACGTTCAGCAGTTGCATGAACTGCGCCTGGATTGCGACGCCGACGTCATCATCCTGATGGTCGAGCAGATCGGCGGCATTGCCTGCCATACCGGACGCGAAAGCTGCTTCTACCGGGTTTATGAAAACTCGGGCTGGAAGACGGTCGACGCGGTGCTCAAAGACCCGGATGCCATTTATCACGCAGGACACTGA
- the ubiB gene encoding ubiquinone biosynthesis regulatory protein kinase UbiB, with amino-acid sequence MKLLAVRRLFRINRVVIRYRLDDLLFALPLPWWMLAVRFVLPWRWLPRKASDLNRGARLRLALQDLGPIFIKFGQLLSTRRDLLPEDIADELMLLQDRVPPFDQQLAVQLIEEQLGARISEVFSRFDVTPLASASVAQVHAARLKSGEEVVVKVVRPGLKPIIGQDLAWLFILARTAERLSADARLLHPVQVVSDYEKTIYDELDLLREAANSSQLRRNFEGSDLLYVPQVYWDWCRPKVLVMERIYGVQVTDLATLADQRTDMKLLAERGVEIFFTQVFRDSFFHADMHPGNIFVSTVNPWRPQYIAIDCGIVGSLTPQDQDYLARNLFAFFKRDYRRVAQLHIDSGWVPAETKLNEFEAAIRTVCEPIFEKPLKDISFGQVLMRLFQTARRFNMEVQPQLVLLQKTLLNIEGLGRQLYPDLDLWTTAQPFLERWMRERVSPKTLVQNLQTQVEQLPHIAGMTRDLLERLSRPHANDPPPPRFGSSDGWALRLLGAALLSGGAVQVWALSAAGLPLLTLTAWPVGIMLVAGLYLIVRR; translated from the coding sequence ATGAAGCTGCTTGCCGTCCGCCGTCTGTTTCGTATCAACCGCGTCGTGATCCGCTATCGCCTCGATGACCTGCTCTTCGCTCTTCCGCTGCCGTGGTGGATGCTGGCCGTACGCTTTGTGCTGCCGTGGCGCTGGTTGCCGCGCAAGGCCTCGGACCTGAACCGTGGCGCACGCCTGCGCCTGGCGCTTCAGGATCTTGGGCCGATCTTCATCAAGTTCGGCCAGTTGCTTTCGACCCGACGCGACTTGCTGCCCGAGGACATTGCCGACGAGCTGATGCTGTTGCAGGACCGCGTCCCGCCGTTCGACCAGCAACTGGCCGTGCAACTGATCGAAGAGCAATTGGGTGCAAGAATCAGCGAGGTCTTCAGCCGCTTCGACGTGACGCCACTGGCTTCTGCTTCCGTGGCCCAGGTACATGCCGCACGCCTCAAGAGCGGCGAAGAAGTGGTGGTCAAGGTCGTGCGCCCGGGCCTCAAGCCCATCATCGGCCAGGATCTGGCCTGGCTGTTCATCCTGGCCCGTACCGCCGAGCGGCTGTCTGCCGATGCACGGCTGCTGCATCCGGTGCAGGTGGTCAGCGACTATGAAAAAACCATCTACGACGAACTGGACCTGCTGCGCGAAGCCGCCAACTCCAGCCAGTTGCGCCGCAACTTCGAAGGCTCAGACCTGCTGTATGTGCCCCAGGTCTACTGGGACTGGTGCCGCCCGAAAGTGCTGGTCATGGAGCGTATCTACGGCGTTCAGGTCACCGATCTGGCGACTCTGGCCGATCAGCGTACCGACATGAAGCTGCTGGCCGAACGCGGTGTGGAGATCTTTTTCACCCAAGTGTTCCGTGACAGCTTCTTTCATGCCGACATGCACCCCGGCAATATTTTCGTCAGCACGGTCAATCCGTGGCGCCCGCAGTACATCGCCATCGACTGCGGAATCGTCGGCAGCCTGACGCCACAGGATCAGGATTATCTGGCCCGCAACCTGTTTGCCTTCTTCAAGCGCGATTATCGCCGGGTGGCGCAATTGCACATCGATTCAGGCTGGGTGCCCGCCGAAACCAAGCTCAACGAGTTCGAGGCCGCGATTCGTACCGTTTGCGAACCGATCTTCGAGAAGCCGCTCAAGGATATTTCCTTCGGCCAGGTGCTGATGCGCCTGTTCCAGACTGCACGCCGCTTCAATATGGAAGTCCAGCCGCAACTTGTATTGCTGCAAAAGACCCTGCTCAATATCGAAGGCCTGGGCCGTCAGCTCTATCCGGACCTGGATCTGTGGACCACCGCGCAACCCTTCCTGGAGCGCTGGATGCGTGAGCGGGTCAGCCCCAAGACCCTGGTTCAGAACCTGCAGACCCAGGTCGAACAGTTACCGCATATTGCAGGCATGACCCGTGACCTGCTGGAGCGCCTGTCACGGCCCCACGCTAACGACCCACCGCCGCCACGATTCGGCTCCAGCGATGGCTGGGCCTTGCGCCTGCTGGGCGCGGCACTGCTGAGTGGCGGCGCAGTGCAGGTCTGGGCGTTGAGCGCAGCCGGCCTGCCACTGTTGACGCTGACTGCATGGCCGGTTGGAATCATGCTGGTGGCCGGGCTGTATCTGATCGTTCGCCGATAG
- a CDS encoding 16S rRNA (uracil(1498)-N(3))-methyltransferase — MNLLLLEEADFIAVDRVILRDRRLKHMQEVHRAEIGDSLRVGRLNGLLGTAELIRLESHEAELRISLDTAPPAKLPLTLLLALPRPKMLRRVFQTVATMGVPKVILLNSYRVEKSFWQTPFLEPDAIREQLILGLEQARDSVLPEIVIEKRFKPFVEDRLPQLAQGTLGLVGHPGEFAACPRAVEQQVTLAIGPEGGWIPYEIDLLRKSGLQPVQLGDRILRVETAVTALLARLF, encoded by the coding sequence GTGAACCTGCTGCTTCTTGAAGAGGCCGACTTCATTGCGGTCGACCGGGTCATTCTGCGCGACAGGCGCCTCAAGCACATGCAAGAGGTGCATCGCGCAGAAATCGGCGACAGCCTGCGCGTAGGCCGCCTCAACGGCTTGCTGGGCACCGCCGAACTGATTCGTCTCGAAAGCCATGAAGCCGAATTGCGCATCAGCCTGGACACTGCACCTCCCGCCAAACTGCCCCTGACCCTGCTGCTGGCCCTGCCTCGGCCCAAGATGCTGCGCCGGGTGTTCCAGACGGTTGCGACCATGGGTGTCCCGAAAGTCATCCTGCTCAACAGCTACAGAGTTGAGAAAAGCTTCTGGCAGACGCCATTTCTGGAGCCCGACGCCATTCGTGAGCAACTGATTCTGGGGCTGGAACAGGCTCGCGACAGCGTGCTGCCAGAGATCGTGATCGAGAAGCGCTTCAAACCGTTCGTCGAAGATCGTCTGCCACAACTGGCACAAGGCACGCTCGGGCTGGTGGGTCATCCCGGTGAGTTTGCGGCCTGCCCGCGAGCAGTTGAGCAACAGGTCACACTGGCAATCGGTCCCGAAGGTGGCTGGATTCCCTATGAAATCGACCTGCTGCGCAAATCCGGCCTGCAACCGGTGCAACTGGGTGACCGCATACTGAGAGTCGAAACCGCCGTGACAGCCCTGCTGGCCCGTCTATTCTGA